The Lycium ferocissimum isolate CSIRO_LF1 unplaced genomic scaffold, AGI_CSIRO_Lferr_CH_V1 ctg797, whole genome shotgun sequence genome includes a window with the following:
- the LOC132045797 gene encoding uncharacterized protein LOC132045797, translated as MAQCGGERGWIWTVSGGVKFIFALLALVDDGRLGSCSRTGVRVGGGRWVKGVSSLRVGSWNIGTLTGKSIELVKILKKRRINIACVQETKWVGSRAKDVDEYKLWFSGRLNDRKGVGILVDSGLSVQVVRVKRVNDRMMTIKLVVGGFILHIISASVPQAGLGEEGKRRFWEDLDEMVGGIPPTEKLFIGGDFNGHIGSISGGYDDVHGDCSFGDRNGGGVPLLDFAKALG; from the exons ATGGCCCAATGCGGAGGTGAGAGAGGTTGGATATGGACGGTTTCAGGAGGGGTAAAG TTTATATTTGCTTTACTGGCTTTGGTAGATGATGGTAGACTAGGGTCATGTTCTCGGACGGGGGTGAGGGTTGGAGGGGGTAGGTGGGTTAAGGGAGTTTCTAGTCTGcgagtagggtcttggaatATTGGGACTTTAACGGGGAAGTCCATCGAactagttaagattcttaagaagaggaggattaatatagcttgtgTCCAGGAGACTAAATGGGTAGGATCTAGGGCTAAAGATGTAGACGAGTATAAGTTATGGTTCTCAGGTAGGTTGAATGATAGGAAGGGGGTAGGCATTTTAGTAGATAGTGGCTTAAGTGTCCAGGTGGTCCGGGTTAAGAGAGTCAATGATAGGATGATGACGATTAAGCTGGTCGTTGGAGGGTTTATTTTGCACATTATTAGTGCTTCCGTGCCGCAAGCGGGCTTGGGCGAGGAGGGGAAGAGACGtttttgggaggatttggaTGAGATGGTAGGAGGTATACCACCCACTGAGAAGCTATTCATAGGAGGAGATTTCAATGGACACATCGGGTCAATTTCGGGGGGATATGACGATGTGCATGGAGATTGTAGTTTCGGGGACAGGAACGGAGGAGGAGTTCCACTGTTGGATTTTGCAAAAGCTTTGGGCTAG
- the LOC132045794 gene encoding photosystem I reaction center subunit psaK, chloroplastic, which yields MAATMMTSLPQFNGLKPKTFSTSPVQGLVSVQPMRRNNGQGALGARCDFIGSSTNLIMVTSTSLMLFAGRFGLAPSANRKATAGLKLEVRDSGLQTGDPAGFTLADTLACGTVGHIIGVGVVLGLKNIGAI from the exons ATGGCTGCTACCATGATGACATCTCTCCCACAATTCAATGGACTCAAACCCAAAACTTTCTCAACTTCTCCAGTTCAGGGCTTG GTATCAGTTCAACCAATGAGGCGCAACAATGGGCAAGGCGCTTTGGGAGCTCGCTGTGATTTCATTGGCTCGTCCACAAATTTG ATAATGGTGACTTCAACAAGCCTAATGCTGTTTGCTGGTAGATTTGGGTTGGCACCATCAGCAAATAGGAAGGCGACAGCTGGACTAAAGCTTGAGGTGAGGGACTCAGGTTTACAAACTGGTGACCCTGCTGGATTTACACTTGCTGATACTTTGGCTTGTGGCACTGTTGGTCACATtattggtgttggtgttgttcttgGCCTTAAGAACATTGGTgctatttaa